The Cupriavidus necator N-1 DNA window ATCTCACCCTGCTTGAGCAGCTCGATCAGCTTGTGGGTGTAGTTCTCCTGCAGCATGAGCGGCATCTGCGGCACGGTCTCGATCATCTGCTTGACCAGCGACGGCAGCAGGTACGGCCCGATGGTGTAGATCACGCCCACGCGCAGCGGGCCCGCCAGCGGGTCCTTGCCCTGCTTGGCGATCTCGCGGATGGCCATGGTCTGCTCAAGCACGCGCTGGGCCTGCGCCACGATCTGCTCGCCGACCGACGTCACCGACACCTCGGAGGTGCCGCGCTCGAAAATCTGCACGTTGAGTTCGTCTTCCAGCTTCTTGATCGCGACCGACAGCGTCGGCTGCGACACAAAGCAGGCTTCGGCGGCCCGGCCGAAATGGCGCTCGCGCGCCACGGCGACGATGTACTTGAGTTCGGTGAGCGTCATGACTTATCAATTTGCGGTAGGCGATAGATTTTACCTTCGATTGCCGCTTCTGTCAGAGCGCCAACGCATTGTGTCGACGCATGCGAAGCATCGCGCACCTGGACAGCACCGTTCAGGCTTTCAGGTAGTGCTCGCGCCCGCCCAGCCAGCGCGAAAGGTGTGCTTCGACCGCTTCCGGATAGCGAGCCAGCATCAGCTCGGCCGCCTCCTGCGCGTAGTCGACCAGCCATGCGTCGGTCTGCAGGTCGGCAAAGCGCAACATCGCTTCGCCGGACTGGCGCGCGCCCAGGAACTCGCCGGGGCCGCGGATCTCCAGGTCGCGCCGGGCGATCTCGAAGCCGTCGGTGGTCTCGCGCATGGTCGCCAGGCGCTCGCGCGCGGTGGGCGACAGCGGCGCCTGGTACATCAGCAGGCAGACCGATTCGGCGCTGCCGCGCCCCACCCGCCCGCGCAGCTGGTGCAGCTGCGCCAGGCCGAAGCGCTCGGCGTGCTCGATCACCATCAGCGAGGCATTGGGCACATCCACGCCCACTTCGATCACGGTGGTGGCCACCAGCACCTGCATGCGGTTGGCGCTGAAGTCGTCCATCACGGCGGCCTTCTCGGCCGGCGGCAGGCGCCCGTGCACCAGGCCCACGCGCAGGTCCGGCAGTGCGGCCACCAGCGTTTCATAGGTCTCCACCGCGGTCTGCAGCTGCAGCGCCTCGCTTTCCTCGATCAGCGGACAGACCCAGTAGACCTGGCGGCCTTCGGCGGCGGCGTGATGGATGCGTCCGATCACTTCGTCGCGCCGCTCGTCGTTGACCAGGCGCGTGACGATGGGGGTGCGGCCCGGCGGCAATTCATCGATCACCGACACATCGAGGTCGGCGTAGTAAGTCATGGCGAGCGTGCGCGGGATCGGCGTGGCCGACATCATCAGCTGGTGCGGCACGGCGTCGACCGCGGGCACCGTAGCATCGGCGGCACCGGCCTTGCCGCGCAGCGCCAGCCGCTGCGCCACGCCGAAGCGGTGCTGCTCGTCGACCACTGACAGCCCCAGCTTGGCAAAGCGCACCGTGTCCTGGATCAGCGCGTGGGTGCCGATCACCAGTTGCGCCTGGCCCGATTCCACGCGCGCCACGGCCTCGCGCTTGTCGCGTGCCTTCTGGCTGCCGGCTAGCCACGCCACCGGCACGCCCAGCGGCTCCAACCATGCGGACAGCTTGCGGTAGTGCTGCTCGGCCAGGATTTCGGTGGGCGCCATCAGCGCGGCCTGGTAGCCGGCGTCGATGGCCTGGCAGGCCGCCAGCGCCGCAACGATGGTCTTGCCGCTGCCCACGTCGCCCTGCAGAAGACGGTGCATCGGGTGCGGGCGCGTCATGTCGGCGGCGATCTCTTCGACCACGCGCTGCTGCGCACCGGTCAGCCGGAACGGCAATGCGGCCAGGAAGCGCGTGAGCAACCCGCCCTCGCGGCGCGGCATGGTCGGCGCATTTTTTTCGCGCCGCGCCGCGTGCGCGCGCCGCAGCGAGATCTGCTGCGCCAGCAGTTCGTCGAACTTGATGCGCTGCCAGGCCGGGTGCGAGCGGTCGGCCAGCGCAGCCTCGCTCTCCTGCGGCGGGGGCGCGTGCAGCAGCCGCAGGCAGTCGGCCAGCGGGCGCAGGTGCAGGCGTGCCAGCGGCCCCTCCAGCACCGCCTGCGGCAGCGTCTCGGGCATCGGCGTGCGCGACAGCGTGCCGCCGATGGCCTTGCGCAGATAGGCCTGCGGGATGCCGGCGGTGGACGGATACACCGGCGTCAGGCGGTCGGGCAGCGCTTCGCCGGGCACCACCGGGCGCACCGTCGGGTGGACCATCTCGGCGCCGAAGAAGCCGCCACGCACCTCGCCGCGCACGCGCAGGCGCACGCCTTCAGCCATCTGCTTGGTCTGGTTGCCGTAGAAGTTCAGGAAGCGCAGCGTCAGCTCGCCGCTATCGTCGGCAATCTTGACCACCAGCTGGCGGCGCGGCCGGAACGTGACTTCGTTGGAGATGACCTCGCCTTCCACCTGCGCCGGCAGCCCGAGCCCGGCGCGGCGGATCGCCTCGGCGATCGGCGCCAGCGTGGTCTCGTCCTCATAGCGCATAGGCAGGTGCAGCACCAGGTCGACGGGACGACGCAGGCCGAGCTTGGCCAGCCTCGCGGCCGCGGTCGACGTGCCGGAGGCGGCGGCCTTGCCCCTGGCTTCGCCGGCCTTGCCGCGCGCGGGCGCCGCCGTGTCCTTGGCGGCGTCGGCGGGGTCGTGGATCGGTTCAGCGGCGGTTCCGGGCATCGGCGAAAAATTTGGCAGCGGTCGCTCTCGTGCTGCGGGGTTGGCTGGCGCGGCGCCGGCGAATAGCCGGTATCACGCCCGCCCCGGCGGCAAGCGCGCCCGTGGCCTTACAATATCGGATTCGCCGATTGTACCCATGCCGGCTGCCACCACGGGCAGCGGAGTGCCGTTTTGTGCCCCGCTCCGGCCTGCATGGCATCGCGCAGCCCGCCGCTCCCACGATGTTGACGCTTTCTGATTTCGATTTCCCGCTGCCACCAGAACTGATTGCCCAAAGCGCGCTGCCCGACCGCAGCGCGAGCCGGCTGCTGGTGGTCGAACGGCTGGCCCCGGCCGACACCGCCGACGCGGTGCGCATGGTCGACCGTGCCTTCAGCGACATCGTCGACTACCTGCGTTCCGATGACCTGCTGGTCTTCAACGACACCCGCGTGATCAAGGCGCGCTTCTTTGGCCACAAGCCTAGCGGCGGCAAGATCGAGGTGCTGGTCGAGCGCGTGGTCGATACCCACACCGTGCTGGCCCAGGTGCGCGCCTCCAAGACCCCGGCCGAGGGCAGCACGCTGCATCTGGCCGACGACGCCTTCGCCGTCACCGTGGGCCCGCGCGTGGACCAGTTCTTCACGCTGCGCTTCCCCGAGCCGGCGCTGGACCTGATTGAGCGCTACGGCCGCCTGCCGCTGCCGCCGTATATCACGCACGACCCGGACGCCTACGACGAAACCCGCTACCAGACCGTCTACGCGCGCAGCCCCGGCGCGGTGGCCGCACCCACCGCGGGCCTGCATTTCGACGATGCGCTGTTCGCCCGGCTCGATGCCGCCGGCGTGCGGCGCGCCTTTCTGACGCTGCACGTGGGCGCCGGCACCTTCCAGCCGGTGCGCACCGAGAACCTGGCCGAGCACAAGATGCACTCGGAGTGGTACGCCGTTTCCGAAGACCTGGCCCAGGCCGTGCGCGACACCCGCGCGCGCGGCGGCCGCGTGATCGCGGTCGGCACCACCTCGCTGCGCGCGCTGGAATCGGCCGCGCAGGCCGACGGCACGCTTGCCGCCGGCAGTGGCGACACCGATATCTTCATCACGCCCGGCTACCGCTTCCGCCTGGTCGATGCCCTGATCACCAACTTCCACCTGCCCAAGTCGACGCTGCTGATGCTGGTGTCGGCGCTGGCCGGCGTGGAAGCCATCCGCGCCGCCTACCGCCATGCGGTCGAGCAGCGCTACCGCTTCTTCAGCTACGGCGACGCCATGCTGCTGACCCGCCAGCCCGGCGCCTGAATCCAGAATCACAAGCCATGCTCAACTTCGAACTCATCACCACCGACGGCAACGCCCGCCGAGGCCGCGTCACGCTGAACCACGGCGTGGTCGAAACGCCGATCTTCATGCCGGTGGGCACCTATGGCTCGGTCAAGGCGATGTCGCCGCTGGAGCTCAATGAAATCGACGCGCAGATCATTCTGGGCAACACCTTCCACCTGTGGCTGCGCCCCGGGCTGGACGTGGTCAACGCCCACGACGGCCTGCACCGCTTTATCGGCTGGGACAAGCCGATCCTGACCGATTCCGGTGGTTTCCAGGTGTTTTCGCTGGGCGATCTGCGCAAGATCACCGAAGATGGCGTCACCTTCGCATCCCCGGTCAATGGCGACAAGCTCTTCCTGTCGCCCGAGATCTCGATGCAGATCCAGCGCACGCTGAACTCCGACATCGTCATGCAGTTCGACGAATGCACGCCGTATGAGATCGACGGCCGCCCCGCCACGCATGAGGAAGCCGCCAAGTCGATGCGCATGAGCCTGCGCTGGGCCAAGCGCTCGCGCGACGAGTTCGAGCGCCTGGCCAACCCCAACGCGCTGTTCGGCATCGTCCAGGGCGGCATGTACGAGGACCTGCGCGACGAATCGCTGGCCGGCCTGTCCGAGCTGGACTTCCACGGCCTTGCCATCGGCGGGCTGTCGGTGGGCGAGCCCAAGGAAGACATGATGCGCGTGCTCGAGCACGTGGCGCCGCGCCTGCCGGCCAACAAGCCGCACTACCTGATGGGCGTGGGCACGCCCGAAGACCTGGTCGCCGGCGTCGCCGCCGGGGTGGATATGTTCGACTGCGTGATGCCCACCCGCAACGCGCGCAACGGCTGGCTCTTCACCCGCTTCGGCGACGTCAAGATCAAGAACGCGGCGCACCGCAACGACCCGCGCCCGCTCGATGAAAGCTGCGCCTGCTACACCTGCCGCAACTTCTCGCGCGCCTACCTGCACCACCTGCACCGCGTGGGCGAGATCCTGGGCGCGCGCCTCAATACCATCCACAACCTGCACTACTACCTGCAACTGATGCGCGAGATGCGCGAAGCGATCGAGCACCACCGCTTTGCCGACTTCCGCCGCCAGTTTGCGGCCGACCGCGCCCGCGGCACGCAGTGACAACGCCGGGTGGCGCGAACTTTTGCGCTGCCGGCGGTCGAATAGCCGGGTCATCCGGAAGCCACCCGCGAGCCGGAGAGCCCGGCCATGCCGACCCCTGCCGCAAGTTGCCCCGGGCGCACCCGAACAAACCCGTATTCCGCCCTAGAATGCCAAGGGCGGGCGAAATGCGAATGGTAGAATGATCGATTATTTGACTGACTTTTGTGACGGAGAAACAACGTGCTGATTTCTAACGCATTTGCCCAGACCGCCGGAGCCGGCGGCGCGGCTGGCGGCCTGATGAGCTTCCTGCCCATCATCCTGATGTTTGGCGTGCTGTGGTTTATCATGATCCGCCCGCAAATGAAGCGCCAGAAGGAAGCCAAGGCAATGCTCGAAGCACTGGCCAAGAACGACGAAGTCGTGACCGCCGGTGGCATCCTGGGCAAGGTGACCAAGGTCACCGACCAGTACGTCAGCCTGGAAATCGCCGAAGGCACTGAAATCACCGTGCAGAAGAGTGCCGTGACCACCGTGCTGCCCAAGGGCTCGCTCAAGGCGCTCTGATCTCCGGATCGCGCGCGCGACTCCCGCCTTTGTCTTTTCCGGCATGCCCGTTCGCGCATGCCCCGGCAGCCGCCTGATCCAGCCCGACGAAGCCCCCGTGGTTTCGATCCGTGGCTGCCAGGCGGCTGTTTGCCAAACCGGTTCGGCCCCGCCGACGTGGTGCGCCACGCCAGCGCCGGCCCCGCCAACCGCAGAATGACTGGCCCGAGATGAATCGTTATCCGCTTTGGAAATACCTCGTGATCCTGGTGGCCCTGGCCATCGGCATCATCTATACCTTGCCGAACTTCTTCGGCGAGGCGCCTGCCGTGCAGGTGTCCTCGGGCAAGGCCACGGTCAAGGTCGACCTGGCGATGCAGAAGCAGGTCGAAGAGATCCTGGCGCAGAACCAGCTGCGGCCTGATGGCGTCTTCTTTGATATTTCCGGCCAGTCCGGCTCGGTCAAGGCGCGCTTCCGCACCACCGACGAGCAGCTCAAGGCCAAGGACGTGCTGTCGCGCACCCTGAACCCGGACGCGGCCAACCCCACCTACGTGGTGGCGCTGAACCTGCTGTCGGGCTCGCCGCGCTGGCTGACCGCCATGCATGCGCTGCCGATGTACCTGGGCCTGGACCTGCGCGGCGGCGTGCACTTCCTGCTGCAGGTCGACATGAAGGGCGCCGTCGACAAGAAGCTCGACAGCCTGGGCGGCGACGCGCGCACCCTGCTGCGCGACAAGAGCATCCGCCACGGCGGCATCGACCGCGACGGCGAGCGCCTGACGGTGCGCTTCAACAACGCAGACGACGCCAACCGCGCGCGTCCCATCCTGGCCGACAACCTGCGCGAAGTGGCCTTCGCCATGGACGGCAACAATATCGTCGGCACCTTCACCGAAGCCGCGCGCAAGGCGGTGCAGGACGCAGCGGTCAAGCAGAACATCACCACGCTGCACAACCGCGTGAACGAGCTTGGCGTGGCCGAGCCGGTGATCCAGCAGCAAGGCGCCGACCGCATCGTGGTGCAGCTGCCGGGCGTGCAGGACACCGCCAAGGCCAAGGACATCATCGGCCGCACCGCCACGCTCGAAGCCCGCCTGGTCGACAACGACGCGCCGCGCAGCCCGCGCCCGGGCGACCCGATCCCGTTCGGCAGCGAGCTCTTCACGCAAGGCAACGGCGCCCCGGTGGTGCTCAAGAAGCAGGTCATCTTCACCGGCGACCGCATTGAAAGCGCCTCGGCCGGCTTCGACCAGAACCAGCATCCTTCGGTCAACATCAAGCTCGACGCCCAGGGCGGCCGCGTGCTGCGCGACGTCTCGCGCGAGAACCTGAAGAAGCCGATGGCGATCGTGCTGTTCGAAAAGGGCAAGGGCGAAGTGCTGACGGTGGCGACGATCCAGTCCGAACTGGGTTCCAGCTTCCAGATCACCGGCTCCTACTCCACCGAAGCCGCCAACGACCTGGCGCTGCTGCTGCGCGCCGGCTCGCTGGCCGCACCGATGGAGATCATCGAAGAGCGCACCATCGGCCCGTCGCTGGGCGCGGACAACATCCAGAAGGGTTTTGACTCGGTCGCCTACGGCTTTGCCGCCATCGCCGTGTTCATGGTCCTGTACTACATGCTGTTCGGCGTGTTCTCGGTGGTGGCGCTGGGCGTGAACCTGCTGCTGCTGATCGCGGTGCTGTCGATGCTGCAGGCCACGCTGACGCTGCCGGGCATTGCCGCCATCGCGCTGGTGCTGGGCATGGCCATCGACGCCAACGTGCTGATCAACGAGCGCATCCGCGAAGAACTACGCGCGGGCGCGTCGCCGCAGATGGCGATCGCGGTCGGCTTCGACCGCGCCTGGGCCACCATCCTGGACTCCAACGTGACCACGCTGATCGCCGGCCTGGCACTGCTGGCCTTTGGTTCGGGCCCGGTGCGCGGCTTTGCCGTGGTGCACTGCCTGGGCATCCTGACCTCGATGTTCTCGGCGGTGTTCTTCAACCGCGGCCTGGTCAACCTCTGGTACGGCCGCAAGAAGAAGCTGCAGAGCGTGGCCATCGGCCAGATCTGGAAGCCGGGCAACACCACCGACACGCCGGTCGCCAAGTAAGGCGAGCAGCAACAACTAGCAGTACAGAACAGGATTCAACATGGAATTCTTCCGCATCCGGCGCGACATTCCGTTCATGAAGCACGCGTTGGTCTTCAACGTGATCTCCTTCCTGACGTTTGCCGCGGCCGTGTTCTTCCTCTGGCACAAGGGCCTGCACCTGTCGATCGAATTCACCGGCGGCACGGTGATGGAGGTCAGCTACCAGCAGGCGGCCGACCTGGAAAAGATCCGCGGCCAGGTGGGCAAGCTGGGCTATACCGACGTGCAGGTGCAGAACTTCGGCACCTCGCGCGACGTGATGATCCGACTGCCGCTGCAGAAGGGCCCGGACGGCAAGCCCGTCACCTCGGCCCAGCAGAGCGAGCAGGTGCTGGCCTCGCTGCAGGCGGCCTCGCCTGACGTGAAGCTGCAACGGGTGGAGTTCGTCGGCCCGCAGGTGGGCAAGGAACTGGCCACCGACGGCCTGCTGGCGCTGTTGTGCGTGGTGGCCGGCATCGTGATCTACCTGTCGTTCCGCTTCGAATGGAAGTTCGCGGTGGCGGGCATCATCGCCAACCTGCACGACGTGGTCATCATCCTGGGCTTCTTCGCCTACTTCCAGTGGGAGTTCTCGCTGTCGGTGCTGGCGGCGATCCTGGCGGTGCTGGGCTACTCGGTCAACGAATCGGTGGTGATCTTCGACCGGATCCGCGAGAACTTCCGCAAGTACCGCAAGATGACCACGCACGAGATCATCGACAACGCGATCACCAGCACCATCTCGCGGACCATCATCACCCACGGCTCGACCCAGATGATGGTGCTGTCGATGTTCTTCTTCGGCGGCCCCACGCTGCACTACTTTGCCCTGGCACTGACGGTCGGCATCTTGTTCGGCATCTACTCGTCGGTGTTCGTGGCCGCGGCGCTGGCGATGTGGCTGGGCGTCAAGCGCGAGGACCTGGTCAAGGGTGAAAAGAAGTCCGACTCGACCGACCGCAACGACCCCAACTACGGCGCGCAGGCCTGACCCCTGCCCTGCGGTAAAACAGAACGGCGCCCCGCGGGGCGCCGTTTTTTTATGGCTGCAAGGTCTGGGAAATTCAGGCCGGCATCGAGAACCGCTCGATCCACGCGGCCAGCCGGTCGGCCGCGAAGGCCTCGCTGCGCGGGCATGCGCGGCACACCACGGTGTTGCCGTCGCGCGCAAACTGCAGCGCGCCGCCAGCCTCTTCCAGCCACAGCAGGCTGGCCAGCCAGGCCGCGTGCTGCGCGGACACGGGTGCGCCGATCGGCTGCGCGAGGAACTCCGCCAGCGTGGCCGGAGCGGTCCACACCACGGTGTCGCCGTCGCGGCGCACCACCTCGCTGCCCAGCGCATCGACAATCACCGCGGCGGCATCGGCAGCGCCCCGGCCGGCATTGGCGCTGCGCAGGCCCGCCAGGCGCGTGGCCACGGCATGGCCGAAGCTGCCGCTGCGCTCGGCCTCTGCGCGCACCAGGTCGGCGTAGTCCATGCGCTGCCAGTCCGGCTCGACGCTGCCCGCGCCGGCGAGGTCGACCGCCGCGAGGTAGGTCTCCACCGGCTGGAAACGGCCCGGCCCGATCAGGCTGGCACACAGCGCATGCACCATGCCGATGCGCGAGGCCACGGTCTGGGTCTGCAGCACGGACAGCTTCTCGCGCAGCAGCTGGTCGCGTTCCTTGCGCAGGCCGGCCAGTTCCAGTGCCTGCTTCAGCTCCATGCGCAGCGCGGTGATGTCCCACGGCTTCTTGATGTAGCGGTGGATCTGCCCCTGGTTGACCGCTTCGACGGTCTGGTCGAGCTCCGAATACGCGGTGGTCAGGATGCGCACGATATGCGGGTAGCGCTCGCGCGCGTAGCGCAGCAGTTCGTTGCCATACTCGCCCGGCATGCGCTGGTCGGACACCAGCACCGCCAGGCTGCCTGCGTGGGCGTCGAGCAATGCCTTGCCCTCTTCAACGGAGCCGCCGGTGGCCACCGGTGCCAGCGCCCCGATGGCACGCTGGAAATACTTGACTGCAGTCGCTTCGTCATCGACGAACAGAATCGCCGGGGGTGGTGCCTGCGTGGCATTCGGTTCGGTCATCGGTCACTCCTATGCTTTCGACTCTTGAAACTTGGAAAGTCCAGCGTCACCGTGGTGCCGGCACCGGATGCGGATTCGATCCGGATGCCGCCGCCAAACGACTGCATGACGCGGTTGCAAAAAATCATGCCCAGCCCGCTGCCGCCGGCACTGGCGTGGGTGGTGACAGGATCGACCAGCAGCCGCTCCATCACTTCCGGCGGAATGCCCGGCCCGTTGTCGCAGATGCGGATTTCCGGGCGCGGCTGCGCCACCACCACAAAGCGCAACGCCGGCGTGCCGACACTGCGCAGCGCCCGCAGCGCGTTGCTCATCACCGAGGAGAGCACCAGCGCCACGCAGTTGGGCAGCGTCTGCACCGGGAAATCGCCGTGCATCTCCACCTGCACCCAGCTGCGCTGGTCGCCCGCGAACGGGTAGCTGTCCAGCAGCGAAGTGACCAGCGTGCCGGCGCTGACCTCGGTACCGGCATCGGACCGGGCCGGCATGCTGCCGGCACTGTTGCGCACTGATTGCAGGAACGATGACAGCACCGCCAGGCAATACTGGGCGTTGTCGTACATGGCGCTGGCCGCCTGGCCGATCTCGGCCTGGCGGCCAGCGCTGTATTCGCCGGCGACACGGCCGCGGATGCCGTGGGCAAAGTTGGCGATGGCCGCCAGCGGCGTGTTCAGTTCGTGCGCCAGAAAGGCCAGGGTCTCGTCGATCGCCATCAGCCGGTGCTGGCGCAGGGTGCGCTCGCGGTGGCGCTCGGCGGCGCGTGCCAGCACCTCGCGCAGGTCGGCCACGCTCAGCGGCTTTTCCAGGATGCGGAAGACTTCGCCGCTGTTGACCGTTTCCAGCAGCACATCCTTGTCGGCATAGGCCGTGACCAGGATGCGCACGATCTGCGGGTATTCCTGCGCCACCTGGCGCAGCAGCTGGCCGCCGTCGCGCCCGGGCATGCGGAAGTCGGTCACCAGCACCGCCACGCGGGCAGGGTCCGCGCGCAGCACTGCCAGAGCCTCGTCGGCGCCGTCTGCCACCAGCACCTCATAGTCGCCGCCGGCGGCCCGGGCGAAATACTTGCGCGCCATCTCCTCGTCGTCGACATAGAGAACGGCAAGCCGTGCCTGCTTCACTTCGCTCATGGCTGGTTACTCCGCACGCGGCAGGTCGAAGCTGAACGCGGTCCACTGGCCCAGTTCGCTCTCGGCATACAGCTGCCCGCCGTGGCGCTCCACCACCGCGTAGCTGATCGACAGGCCCAGGCCAAGCCCCTGCCCCACCTCGCGCGTGGTGAAGAACGGCTCGAACACGCGCGCCAGGTTTTCCTGGGGGATGCCAGGGCCGTTGTCGCGCACCATGATGTGCAGGCGGTGGTTGTCCCACCGGGCCGTGGTATGGATCGCCGGCGCGGCCGTGCCCGCCTTGCGCATGGCCAGCGCGGCATTCGAGAACAGGTTGATCAGCACGCCGATGATGGCCGCCTCGTCGCCCAGCACCAGGGTGTCGGCAGGCAGTTCGCGGCTGAGGCTGACGCCGCGCAGCTCATGCGCGGTCAGCCGGATCGACGAATCGAGCGCCTTCTCGAACAGGAACGGCGTGCCTTCCACCTCGGCGCCCGGCTTGCGGTAGGCAAAGGTCTTGAGGTCGGAGACGATATGCTGGATGCGCTGCATCCCCTGCTTGGCGTCGACCAGGCACTCTTCCAGCGAAGGGTTCTCCTTGGCCTGCGGCTCTTCCATCGCCACCTCGATCGCCATCAGGCAGAAGTTGACCGGGTTGTTCACCTCGTGCAGCAGCCCGGCCGCCAGCGTACCGATGGCGGCCATCTTCTCCTGCTGCAGCATCTGGCCCTTGATGTCGGCCAGCCGGCGGTTGATCACCTCGAGCTCAGTATTCTTCTCGGCGACCTCGTCCTTCAGACGGAACAACATGAAGCGCGCCCGCTCGTTGAAGAAGGTATAGACCCCGCTGGCCGCCGCGGCGAACAGCAGGAACAGTGAATTGGCGATAAAAGCGCCCACCGGCTCGATGCCGCCGGGGTGGAACAGGCATGCCAGTACGTACAGCAGGTACGAGAGCACGCCGAACACCAGGTTCTGCCACAAGCCGAACGGCAGCGCGATGCCCGACGCGAAGATCGCGAGGTTAAGCCCGACGTAGTATGGCGACTGCGCCCCTTCAGTCTGCCAGATCATCCACGCAATCATGATCTGTGGCAGCAGCAGCCACGTCAGCGTCAGCCATGGCGCGAAGCGGCGCCCCGCAGCGCTGTACAGCACCACCACCACGCCCGCGATCAACAGCGACACCAGCACGCGCGCCACCCCGAAGGCAAGCTGCTGCTGCGGATACTGGCCGTAATCGAGTCCGACGCCGAGCAGAACCAGCGCGATCGCGGTATAGGCGCCGCCACGGCTGAATGCCAGGC harbors:
- a CDS encoding sensor histidine kinase codes for the protein MSTNQLYAGYQSELADFRLAFSRGGAYTAIALVLLGVGLDYGQYPQQQLAFGVARVLVSLLIAGVVVVLYSAAGRRFAPWLTLTWLLLPQIMIAWMIWQTEGAQSPYYVGLNLAIFASGIALPFGLWQNLVFGVLSYLLYVLACLFHPGGIEPVGAFIANSLFLLFAAAASGVYTFFNERARFMLFRLKDEVAEKNTELEVINRRLADIKGQMLQQEKMAAIGTLAAGLLHEVNNPVNFCLMAIEVAMEEPQAKENPSLEECLVDAKQGMQRIQHIVSDLKTFAYRKPGAEVEGTPFLFEKALDSSIRLTAHELRGVSLSRELPADTLVLGDEAAIIGVLINLFSNAALAMRKAGTAAPAIHTTARWDNHRLHIMVRDNGPGIPQENLARVFEPFFTTREVGQGLGLGLSISYAVVERHGGQLYAESELGQWTAFSFDLPRAE